The bacterium genomic interval TGGATTGCCATTCTCCATGGTCGGGTCGAAGTTGATTTTGCAATATCAAGCGGAGTTCATACTCACCTTGATGTTCTCAAGGCTCTTATGGCCGGAGCGAATGTTACACAAGTGGTGTCTGAGCTGCTTCATGGCGGAGTCGGTCGTATCGGAGAAATTCTTAAAGACATGACCGCTTGGATGGAAGCGAACGAATATTCTTCCGTTCAACAGATGCGCGGCAGCATGAGCCAAAAGAATATCGCTGAACCGGCTGCCTTCGAACGAGCCAATTATATGAAGGTCCTGACTTCTATCAGCCAGGACCCGACAGGAAAGTTTGTCTAAACTGAAGTACCAATCCGGCTGGCTTCGGCTGGCCGGAAAAGTTCTTCTTAGACATTCCCTTCTGAAGTTGATTGAGTTTGGTTTTTTTGTGTTCATGATTGTGAAATATGTCACTAATATCAGGCGAATACTTTCAGCTTCCGAAGTTACAATCGGGATAGGAACGAACAGCTTTGTTTATACCGGCTCATAAATGGGTCGATGAGTTTATTATATAGTTAGGAGGTAGCAATCATATGATAACGGATTTGGTTAAGCCTTCCCCGCCCTCCGATGATAAGAGATGGCGGATTGTGGACGCAACAATGCGGCGTCATGGTAATAAATCCCATGCGCTCATTGAAACTCTTCACACAATTCAAGAGGCATTCGGTTTTCTAGATGACGATTCACTTCGTTACGCAGCAGCCTCTCTGCGATTGCCCCTGAGCAAAGTCTATGGGGTGGCAACGTTCTATCACTTCTTTACACTGAAACCACAGGGTGAACATACGTGCGTGGTCTGTACCGGAACCGCCTGCTACATTAAAGGCGCAGGTCATATCCTTGATGCCATTAAAGAAATGGCAGGAATCGAACCGGGTGAGACCACTCTTGATAATAGACTATCCCTCATAACGGCACGATGTCTGGGCGCTTGCGGGTTAGCTCCGGCAGTCGTGCTCGATGGCGAAGTCAGCGGTAAGCAGACACCTGCTGAAGTAATTGAAAAGATTCGGGGGTGGCTTCAATAATGCCTCATGAAGAACTAAGACAAATCGCCGAGACTGAAAACGAGGCGAAAAAGCAATTTAAATATGAAATCCGTGTGTGCGTAGCCGCCGGATGTCTATCCACTCATAGTGGTGAAGTTAAAACCGCTCTAGAAGAAGCTATTAAAGCGAAGGGTTTGGAGAATACTTGCAAAGTAAAAGGCGTTGGCTGCCTTGGCCTCTGTACTGCCGGTCCTTTGCTTGCGGTTATGCCCACTGGAACTCTCTATGAAGCTGTTAAACCTGAAGATGCCGCTGATATCATTGCCAGCTTGGATACTAAGCCGGTCGAGCGTATTAAGGGTGATTATCAACTTCCCTTCTTCACCCGTCAGCAGAAGATCGTCCTCGAAAACTGCGGTGTCATTGACCCCGAACGCATCGAGGAGTATATCGCTGCCGATGGTTATTCCGGGCTTAATAAAGCTATCAATGATATGACACATGCCGAAGTCGTCGAACAAGTCACGAAGAGTGGCATTCGAGGACGAGGCGGCGCAGGTTTCCCCACCGGTCTAAAGTGGGGTATGGTCGCCAAAGCTAACGGAAATCAAAAATATGTTGTCTGCAACGCTGATGAAGGCGACCCAGGCGCATTTATGGATCGAAGCGTTCTTGAGAGCGACCCACACAGGGTGCTCGAAGGAATGGCCATCGCTGCTTATGCGGTCGGCGCAACTCAGGGCTTCCTTTACGTGCGAGCTGAATACCCGCTTGCAGTTAAACGATTGAAGACGGCCATCCGTCAGGCGGAGAAGCTGGGCTTTATGGGCAACAACATTTGCGGCTCAACTTTCAACTTTAATGTCGATATTCGACTTGGAGCCGGCGCGTTTGTCTGCGGTGAAGAAACTGCTTTGCTTGCCTCTATCGAAGGCAATCGAGGTGTGCCAAGACCCAGACCTCCATTCCCTGCCAACTCCGGTCTCTGGGGTTGCCCAACGCTCATTAACAATGTTGAAACCTTCGCGAACATTGCTCCCATTCTCAGAAATGGCGGCGAGTGGTTTGCAAGTATCGGCACTGAAAAGAGCAAAGGCACTAAGGTCTTCGCACTCGCCGGCCGAGTTAAGAATACCGGCCTTATCGAAGTTCCGATGGGAATGACGATGCGCGAGATTATCTTCGACATCGGCGGAGGCATCCCTGACGGCAAGAAGTATAAAGCTGTTCAAACCGGTGGCCCTTCAGGCGGATGTATTCCTGAAGAGCACCTCGATATGCCTGTGGATTATGAATCGCTGGCATCCGTAGGTTCTATCATGGGTTCAGGCGGCATGATCGTAATGGACGAAACTTCCTGCATGGTTGACGTCGCTCGCTACTTTATGGACTTCTGCATGAGTGAATCTTGCGGCAAGTGTGTTCCCTGCCGTGTCGGCACTGCGCAGATGTACCAGATATTAACTCGGATCACCGATGGCTCTGCTACGATGGATGATCTCGACTTGCTTCAGGAACTCGGCGATATGGTTCGCAACACCAGCCTCTGTGGTCTTGGTATGACCTCGCCAAA includes:
- the nuoF gene encoding NADH-quinone oxidoreductase subunit NuoF → MPHEELRQIAETENEAKKQFKYEIRVCVAAGCLSTHSGEVKTALEEAIKAKGLENTCKVKGVGCLGLCTAGPLLAVMPTGTLYEAVKPEDAADIIASLDTKPVERIKGDYQLPFFTRQQKIVLENCGVIDPERIEEYIAADGYSGLNKAINDMTHAEVVEQVTKSGIRGRGGAGFPTGLKWGMVAKANGNQKYVVCNADEGDPGAFMDRSVLESDPHRVLEGMAIAAYAVGATQGFLYVRAEYPLAVKRLKTAIRQAEKLGFMGNNICGSTFNFNVDIRLGAGAFVCGEETALLASIEGNRGVPRPRPPFPANSGLWGCPTLINNVETFANIAPILRNGGEWFASIGTEKSKGTKVFALAGRVKNTGLIEVPMGMTMREIIFDIGGGIPDGKKYKAVQTGGPSGGCIPEEHLDMPVDYESLASVGSIMGSGGMIVMDETSCMVDVARYFMDFCMSESCGKCVPCRVGTAQMYQILTRITDGSATMDDLDLLQELGDMVRNTSLCGLGMTSPNPVTSTLRYFKDEYLAHIIDKRCPAGVCKIHAPAEVH
- the hoxE gene encoding bidirectional hydrogenase complex protein HoxE; this translates as MITDLVKPSPPSDDKRWRIVDATMRRHGNKSHALIETLHTIQEAFGFLDDDSLRYAAASLRLPLSKVYGVATFYHFFTLKPQGEHTCVVCTGTACYIKGAGHILDAIKEMAGIEPGETTLDNRLSLITARCLGACGLAPAVVLDGEVSGKQTPAEVIEKIRGWLQ